In Persephonella hydrogeniphila, the following proteins share a genomic window:
- a CDS encoding SAM hydrolase/SAM-dependent halogenase family protein: MSGIIALLTDFGLKDGFTGAVKGVIKSINKDVDIIDISHEITSFDILEGSLVLNSVYKYFPEKTIFVAVVDPGVGTERKPVLIETDRYFFISPDNGILTLPLKNEKVKRIVHITNEKYMLNRETDTFHGRDIFAPVAAYLSKGINIEEFGTVIEDYKKIDFPEPYFESGYLIGEIIKFDKFGNGITNLQDIPDFEEIIIKNYRVNKICRNFLEGEEDKPNLIKGSFGFYEIFLPKKSAEEHLNLKLHEKIKIKLKR, encoded by the coding sequence ATGTCAGGAATTATAGCCCTTTTAACGGATTTTGGACTTAAGGATGGTTTTACAGGTGCAGTTAAGGGTGTTATAAAGTCTATAAATAAAGATGTTGATATTATAGATATCTCCCATGAGATAACCTCTTTCGATATTCTTGAAGGTTCCCTTGTTTTAAATAGTGTTTATAAATACTTTCCTGAAAAAACGATTTTTGTTGCTGTTGTAGATCCCGGTGTCGGTACAGAGAGGAAACCTGTGCTTATTGAGACTGACAGGTATTTTTTTATATCTCCTGACAATGGGATTTTGACCCTGCCTCTGAAAAATGAGAAAGTGAAAAGAATTGTTCATATAACCAATGAAAAATATATGCTTAATAGGGAAACAGATACTTTCCACGGAAGAGATATATTTGCACCGGTAGCTGCTTATCTGTCAAAAGGTATAAATATCGAGGAGTTTGGAACTGTTATAGAGGATTATAAAAAAATAGATTTTCCAGAGCCTTATTTTGAGAGCGGGTATCTCATTGGAGAGATAATTAAGTTTGATAAATTTGGAAATGGAATTACAAATCTGCAAGATATACCTGATTTTGAGGAGATTATAATAAAAAATTACAGAGTAAATAAAATATGTCGAAACTTTTTAGAAGGGGAGGAAGATAAACCTAATCTGATAAAGGGTAGTTTTGGTTTTTATGAGATCTTCCTCCCTAAAAAAAGTGCAGAAGAGCACCTTAATCTGAAATTGCACGAGAAGATAAAGATAAAACTTAAGAGGTGA
- a CDS encoding OmpH family outer membrane protein — translation MFRFGFSVILSLFILSVSFAAEKIVFIDIQKVVVSSKAGISAQAELESQAKKFKEEIEKKQKAGESESQIRAFAEEKQKELMQKRQKIAEKFMKTLQKAISEFAKSKGYKLVLDKNSLLYGKPELDVTQDFLKYFDENYSTIK, via the coding sequence ATGTTTAGATTCGGTTTTTCAGTAATTTTATCTCTTTTTATTCTTTCTGTATCTTTTGCTGCTGAGAAGATAGTTTTTATTGATATTCAGAAGGTTGTTGTAAGTTCAAAAGCCGGGATATCGGCTCAGGCAGAGCTTGAGTCTCAGGCGAAAAAGTTTAAAGAAGAGATTGAGAAAAAGCAGAAGGCTGGAGAGTCTGAATCTCAGATAAGAGCTTTTGCTGAAGAAAAACAGAAGGAGTTGATGCAAAAAAGACAAAAGATAGCAGAGAAGTTTATGAAAACACTTCAAAAAGCCATCTCAGAATTTGCCAAAAGCAAAGGGTACAAGCTTGTTTTAGACAAGAACAGCCTCCTTTATGGAAAACCAGAACTGGATGTTACACAGGATTTTCTTAAGTATTTTGACGAGAATTACAGCACTATAAAATAA
- a CDS encoding AMP-binding protein, with product MIPISKKSTLIYKDNVIYSPEIFKKIKLFSSYLHIKKGDRVCILSYNKPEWIYSFYSIWEKGGIPVPIDFMSSVEEIVYILEDSEPKYIFTDETNKKTVENAIKKSKEKPEILIFEQIKEEKKTEEKTVKTEHEDTAVILYTSGTTGSPKGVMLSFENLMSNIKGLEATNIADSTDSTVAILPFHHSYPLMVSMLFPLYIGAKIVFIEKISSEEILKALQDNKISVLIGVPRLYYLFHRKIFSQLNKNVAGKLLFFFAKNINNRTLSRTLFKKVHNVFGGNIKYFVSGGAKLDIEIAKDLWALGFTIIEGYGLTETSPIVSFNPPERIKLGSVGIPIKGVSVRIENGEVLVKGKNVMKGYWNKPEETQKTVKNGWLYTGDLGYLDEDGYLYITGRKKDIIVLPSGKNINPEELEQKILKISDLIKEVAVIYKDEKLTAVIYPDFETVQKENIVNIYETIKWDVIDRLNQELPDYKRISELIIVKKELPKTRLGKIRRFMLKDFIKNLEKPKEVKEPDYPEYQIIKEYLKSITKKEVYPDSHIEIDLGLDSLEKVEFLSFIEQSFGTKISEKELLENPTVEKISLLIKEKRKKIEKTEINWKDIFKQEEKVEISESKLPLIFLKKLLYPVFRLYFRLKIEGVENLPHPPFILAPNHQSFLDGFLIISALPDSILKNTYFLAEEKYFPEGIRKKIGNKFHVLTVNINKDLKGSLLKTASLLKKGKNVVIFPEGARTRDGNLLPFKKSFGILSKELNIPVVPVVISGAFESFPIGSVLPKPYKIKIKFLEPVHPEEKSVDKIVEETYHRIKESL from the coding sequence ATGATTCCTATCTCTAAAAAGTCTACACTGATTTATAAAGATAACGTTATATACTCCCCAGAAATTTTTAAGAAGATAAAACTTTTTTCCAGTTATCTTCATATAAAAAAAGGCGATAGAGTTTGCATACTTTCGTACAATAAACCTGAATGGATATACAGTTTTTACAGTATATGGGAGAAAGGAGGCATTCCTGTTCCTATAGATTTTATGTCTTCCGTAGAAGAGATCGTGTACATTTTAGAAGATTCAGAACCAAAATATATTTTTACAGATGAAACAAACAAAAAAACTGTAGAAAACGCCATTAAAAAATCAAAAGAAAAGCCTGAGATACTAATATTTGAACAGATAAAAGAGGAGAAGAAAACAGAAGAAAAAACTGTAAAAACAGAACATGAAGACACAGCAGTAATACTTTACACTTCCGGGACAACAGGCTCTCCTAAAGGAGTAATGCTCTCCTTTGAAAATCTTATGTCAAATATAAAGGGGCTTGAAGCTACTAATATAGCCGATAGTACAGATAGTACAGTTGCTATCCTACCTTTCCACCACTCTTATCCCCTCATGGTATCGATGCTCTTTCCACTTTATATCGGGGCGAAGATAGTTTTTATAGAAAAGATATCTTCTGAAGAAATACTAAAAGCACTACAAGATAATAAAATATCAGTTCTTATAGGTGTTCCAAGACTGTACTACTTATTTCATAGGAAGATATTTTCACAGCTAAACAAAAACGTTGCAGGTAAGCTCCTGTTTTTTTTCGCAAAAAATATAAACAATAGAACTCTAAGCAGAACATTATTCAAAAAAGTACACAATGTATTTGGTGGAAATATAAAATACTTTGTCTCAGGAGGTGCAAAATTAGATATTGAAATAGCAAAAGATCTATGGGCGCTTGGATTCACAATAATAGAAGGCTACGGTCTCACAGAGACTTCCCCTATCGTCTCTTTCAATCCTCCTGAAAGAATAAAGTTAGGGTCTGTAGGTATTCCAATAAAAGGAGTTTCTGTGAGAATAGAAAATGGAGAAGTCCTTGTAAAAGGTAAAAATGTAATGAAAGGCTATTGGAACAAACCTGAAGAAACTCAAAAAACAGTGAAAAACGGCTGGCTGTACACAGGAGATTTAGGATACTTAGATGAAGACGGATATCTGTATATAACAGGAAGAAAAAAAGATATCATAGTCCTTCCTTCTGGGAAAAATATCAATCCTGAAGAATTGGAACAAAAAATACTGAAAATATCTGATCTGATAAAAGAAGTTGCCGTTATTTACAAAGATGAGAAGCTTACAGCTGTTATTTATCCTGATTTTGAGACCGTCCAGAAAGAAAACATAGTAAACATTTATGAAACAATAAAATGGGATGTAATTGATAGACTTAATCAAGAATTACCAGATTACAAAAGAATATCAGAGTTAATCATAGTTAAAAAAGAACTCCCTAAAACAAGACTCGGAAAGATAAGAAGATTTATGCTTAAAGATTTCATAAAAAATTTAGAAAAGCCAAAAGAAGTAAAGGAACCTGATTATCCTGAATACCAAATAATAAAAGAATATCTAAAATCTATCACAAAAAAAGAGGTATATCCTGACAGCCACATAGAGATAGATTTAGGGCTTGATTCTCTGGAAAAAGTAGAATTTCTTTCTTTTATAGAACAGTCTTTTGGAACAAAAATATCAGAAAAAGAACTTTTAGAAAATCCTACTGTTGAGAAAATATCATTACTGATAAAAGAAAAAAGAAAAAAAATAGAAAAAACAGAAATAAACTGGAAAGATATATTTAAACAAGAAGAAAAGGTAGAGATATCTGAAAGTAAACTTCCACTTATATTTTTGAAAAAACTTCTCTATCCAGTTTTTAGACTGTATTTCAGACTAAAGATCGAAGGTGTAGAGAACCTTCCCCATCCTCCATTCATACTTGCTCCAAATCATCAGAGTTTTTTAGACGGCTTTCTCATAATATCTGCACTTCCTGACAGTATACTTAAAAACACATACTTTTTAGCAGAAGAAAAGTATTTTCCCGAAGGAATCAGAAAAAAAATAGGAAATAAATTTCATGTTTTAACAGTAAATATCAATAAAGATCTTAAAGGCTCTCTTCTAAAAACAGCATCTCTCTTAAAAAAAGGAAAGAATGTTGTTATCTTTCCTGAAGGAGCAAGAACAAGGGACGGAAATTTATTACCATTTAAAAAATCTTTTGGAATACTATCAAAAGAACTAAATATACCTGTAGTTCCTGTAGTTATTTCTGGAGCTTTTGAGTCTTTTCCTATAGGCTCTGTCCTACCAAAACCATACAAGATAAAAATCAAATTTCTTGAACCTGTACATCCAGAAGAGAAATCTGTGGACAAAATAGTTGAAGAAACATACCATAGGATAAAAGAAAGTCTATAA
- the trmD gene encoding tRNA (guanosine(37)-N1)-methyltransferase TrmD translates to MKKFHILTIFPEFFEGFKNTGIVSKAVKSGLVDINAVNLRDYATDKHRTVDDVVYGGGPGMLLKPEPIFRAYETISKEKKPYVLITEPWGRKFDQEFAYELSKKDEIIIICGRYEGVDERVKSIVDEEVSIGDFVLSGGEPAALVIMDAVIRLIPGVVGDKDSLRVDSFSDGLLGYPNYTRPPVYRGMEVPKVLRSGNHKLIGIWRRWKQIENTYKKRPDLLDKVNLSEKDKIILQNIKAGVDFEDFIKKYNV, encoded by the coding sequence ATGAAAAAATTTCATATTTTAACTATCTTTCCTGAATTTTTTGAAGGCTTCAAGAATACGGGAATTGTTTCAAAAGCCGTCAAAAGTGGTCTTGTAGACATAAATGCTGTAAACCTGAGAGATTATGCAACAGACAAACACAGAACCGTTGACGATGTAGTCTATGGCGGTGGCCCTGGAATGCTTTTAAAACCTGAGCCTATTTTCAGGGCTTACGAAACAATATCAAAGGAGAAAAAACCCTATGTGTTAATCACAGAACCGTGGGGTAGAAAGTTTGACCAGGAATTCGCATACGAGTTATCTAAGAAGGATGAGATAATAATAATATGTGGAAGGTATGAAGGGGTTGATGAAAGGGTAAAATCTATAGTAGACGAGGAGGTATCTATAGGGGACTTTGTTCTTTCAGGCGGTGAACCAGCAGCTCTCGTTATAATGGATGCTGTTATAAGACTTATTCCGGGGGTCGTAGGAGATAAAGATAGCCTTAGAGTAGACTCATTTTCAGATGGTCTCCTTGGATATCCCAATTACACAAGACCTCCTGTTTACAGGGGAATGGAAGTTCCAAAAGTATTAAGATCTGGTAATCATAAACTCATTGGGATATGGAGAAGATGGAAACAAATAGAAAACACATACAAAAAAAGACCGGATCTATTAGATAAAGTAAATCTTTCTGAAAAAGATAAAATTATCCTCCAGAATATTAAAGCTGGTGTAGATTTTGAAGATTTTATCAAGA